A genome region from Chlorogloeopsis sp. ULAP01 includes the following:
- a CDS encoding alpha-ketoacid dehydrogenase subunit beta — translation MAETLLFNALQQAIDEEMAHDSTVFVLGEDVGHYGGSYKVTKDLYQKYGELRVLDTPIAENSFTGLAVGAAMTGLRPIIEGMNMGFLLLAFNQIANNAGMLRYTSGGNYKIPMVIRGPGGVGRQLGAEHSQRLEAYFQAVPGLKIVACSTPYNAKGLLKAAIRDDNPVLFFEHVLLYNLKENLPEEEYLLPLDKAEIVRRGQDVTILTYSRMRHHVMQAVKTLEKEGYDPEVIDLISLKPLDMETIGASVRKTHRVIIVEECMRTGGVAAEIIASINDRFFDELDAPVLRLSSQDIPTPYNGTLERLTIVQPEQIVEAVEKMVALRV, via the coding sequence ATGGCAGAAACATTATTATTCAACGCCCTACAGCAAGCCATTGATGAAGAAATGGCGCATGATTCAACAGTATTCGTACTTGGTGAAGATGTAGGACACTACGGTGGTTCCTACAAAGTTACCAAAGACTTATATCAAAAATATGGCGAACTGCGAGTTTTAGACACTCCTATTGCCGAAAATAGCTTTACTGGTTTAGCTGTAGGAGCAGCAATGACAGGGTTGCGGCCGATCATCGAAGGCATGAACATGGGCTTTTTGCTTCTTGCCTTTAACCAAATAGCTAACAATGCCGGGATGTTACGCTATACTTCCGGTGGTAACTATAAGATACCGATGGTAATTCGTGGGCCTGGTGGCGTGGGACGACAACTAGGAGCAGAACACTCCCAACGCCTAGAAGCTTACTTCCAAGCTGTGCCTGGCTTGAAGATTGTTGCTTGCTCTACACCTTATAACGCCAAAGGACTACTCAAAGCCGCTATTCGCGATGATAACCCAGTGTTGTTCTTTGAACACGTCCTGCTTTATAACTTAAAAGAAAATCTACCAGAAGAAGAATATTTACTACCCCTAGATAAAGCAGAAATCGTGCGTCGCGGTCAAGATGTGACAATCCTTACCTACTCTAGGATGCGTCATCATGTCATGCAAGCCGTAAAAACTTTGGAAAAAGAAGGCTACGATCCAGAAGTAATTGATTTAATATCTCTTAAACCCCTTGACATGGAAACCATTGGGGCATCTGTGAGAAAAACCCATCGGGTGATAATTGTTGAAGAGTGCATGAGAACAGGGGGCGTTGCAGCAGAAATCATTGCCTCAATCAACGATCGCTTCTTTGATGAATTGGATGCGCCAGTACTACGGCTTTCTTCTCAAGATATTCCCACTCCTTACAACGGGACTTTGGAAAGATTGACAATTGTCCAACCAGAGCAAATTGTCGAAGCTGTGGAAAAAATGGTTGCTTTACGAGTTTAG
- a CDS encoding L-threonylcarbamoyladenylate synthase codes for MTQVSLDALVAAARAGKLVSFPTDTVPALAAIPEQGELIFTAKRRSPDKPLILMAARAEELWAFVNGNADEYQIWQQTANKYWPGALTLVLPASALVPKAMNPIDPTTIGIRVPNCAIAQKILAQTGPLATTSANLSGQPALRTMAEIEAQFPEVLTLSANECENEIPRNGVPSTVAKWTGKDWQILRQGGIKLV; via the coding sequence ATGACGCAAGTTTCTCTAGATGCACTCGTAGCTGCGGCACGAGCAGGTAAATTAGTGAGCTTTCCCACAGATACCGTTCCTGCGCTGGCAGCCATACCAGAGCAGGGGGAATTAATTTTTACCGCCAAGCGACGTAGTCCGGATAAACCTTTAATATTGATGGCGGCTAGAGCAGAAGAGCTTTGGGCTTTTGTCAACGGTAATGCTGATGAGTATCAAATTTGGCAGCAAACAGCAAATAAATACTGGCCAGGAGCGCTAACTCTAGTTTTACCTGCCTCCGCTTTAGTACCAAAAGCGATGAATCCTATCGATCCAACTACAATTGGCATTCGTGTACCTAATTGTGCGATCGCTCAAAAAATTTTGGCACAAACAGGGCCACTTGCCACTACTAGTGCTAATCTATCAGGTCAGCCAGCTTTAAGAACAATGGCAGAAATCGAAGCTCAATTTCCCGAAGTCCTGACATTATCTGCAAATGAGTGCGAAAATGAAATACCGAGAAATGGAGTACCTTCTACTGTTGCTAAATGGACTGGGAAAGATTGGCAAATTTTACGGCAAGGTGGAATTAAGTTAGTTTGA
- a CDS encoding GNAT family N-acetyltransferase: MNSAQIQFSDRKSKIDLCQLQQLLNLAAFWAKGRSIEDLRTAIANSDPVITLWHGQKLIGFARATSDGIYRATIWDVVIHPDYRGNKLGSKLVETILSHPRINRVERVYLMTTHQQQFYEKIGFQHNTTTTMVLQNQSHLGCLTPGEIQLQETSNH, translated from the coding sequence ATGAATTCTGCTCAGATTCAGTTTAGCGATCGCAAATCAAAAATAGATCTATGCCAGCTCCAACAGTTATTGAACTTAGCAGCTTTTTGGGCAAAAGGGCGCAGTATCGAAGACTTGCGCACAGCCATTGCCAATAGTGATCCCGTCATTACTCTTTGGCATGGACAAAAACTAATTGGCTTTGCTAGAGCAACTTCTGATGGTATTTATCGTGCCACTATTTGGGATGTTGTCATTCATCCTGACTACCGTGGTAATAAGCTTGGAAGTAAGCTTGTAGAAACAATATTAAGCCATCCTCGCATCAACCGGGTAGAACGTGTTTACCTAATGACCACTCACCAACAGCAGTTTTATGAAAAAATAGGCTTTCAACACAATACTACAACTACGATGGTGTTGCAAAATCAATCTCACCTTGGTTGCCTTACACCTGGAGAAATACAGCTTCAAGAAACATCAAATCATTAA
- the tsaD gene encoding tRNA (adenosine(37)-N6)-threonylcarbamoyltransferase complex transferase subunit TsaD, with the protein MTTVLAIETSCDETAVAIVSNRLLRSSIIASQISVHSRYGGVVPEVASRQHLETINEAIAQAMEQAQLGWEEIDGIAATCAPGLVGALLVGLTAAKTLAMLYNKPFLGVHHLEGHIYATYLSEPALNPPFLSLLVSGGHTSLIYVNDCGDYKTLGETRDDAAGEAFDKVARLLQLGYPGGPIIDRLAQQGNPQAFSLPEGKVSLPSGGYHPYDASFSGLKTAVLRLVQQLEKQQKPVPVKDVAASFQDTVARSLTKRAIACALNYGLDTIAVGGGVAANSGLRQHLQTAAAAHNLRVLFPPLKFCTDNAAMIGCAAADHLNRGHISPLTLSVQSRLGLTDVMQLYQQKNLEHTT; encoded by the coding sequence ATGACAACCGTTTTAGCAATCGAAACCAGCTGTGATGAAACTGCTGTCGCAATTGTTAGCAATCGTCTACTGAGAAGTAGTATCATTGCCTCTCAGATTTCTGTTCATAGTCGGTATGGGGGGGTAGTGCCGGAAGTAGCTTCAAGGCAGCATTTAGAAACAATTAATGAAGCGATCGCTCAAGCAATGGAACAAGCCCAACTTGGCTGGGAGGAAATTGATGGAATCGCTGCCACCTGTGCGCCTGGGCTAGTGGGGGCATTGCTGGTTGGCTTAACTGCTGCCAAGACTCTAGCCATGCTGTACAATAAGCCATTTTTAGGCGTTCATCACCTAGAAGGACATATTTACGCGACTTATCTGAGCGAGCCTGCACTCAATCCTCCTTTTCTGAGCTTACTTGTTTCCGGTGGACACACAAGCTTGATCTACGTTAATGATTGTGGTGATTACAAAACTCTGGGTGAAACCCGTGATGATGCTGCTGGTGAGGCTTTTGATAAAGTAGCGCGTCTATTGCAATTGGGGTATCCAGGTGGCCCTATTATTGATCGTTTAGCGCAACAGGGAAATCCCCAGGCATTTAGCTTGCCGGAAGGAAAAGTTTCCTTACCTAGTGGCGGGTATCATCCCTATGATGCAAGTTTTAGTGGTTTAAAAACAGCTGTATTGCGGTTGGTACAGCAGTTGGAAAAACAGCAGAAACCTGTACCAGTAAAGGATGTGGCAGCTAGTTTTCAGGATACAGTAGCCCGATCACTTACCAAACGAGCGATCGCCTGTGCTCTCAACTACGGTTTGGATACTATTGCTGTTGGTGGTGGTGTAGCAGCCAACAGTGGTTTAAGACAACACTTGCAAACAGCAGCAGCAGCCCACAACTTGCGCGTATTATTTCCCCCCTTAAAATTTTGTACTGACAACGCCGCCATGATTGGGTGTGCTGCGGCCGATCATCTTAACCGAGGACACATATCTCCTTTGACACTCAGCGTCCAATCTCGACTGGGGCTGACAGATGTGATGCAGTTATATCAACAAAAGAACTTAGAACACACAACTTAA
- the secD gene encoding protein translocase subunit SecD, translating to MQRQRSLLALILVLVIAAIGVIATIPVPLGLDLRGGSQLTIEVKTTPEIPSIGERELEAVKTVVEGRINSLGVSEPVIQTVGEDKILVQLPGVNDPQQAERILGGTAQLEFRQQKPNTEAQLFALNASRAELRLKQKELISSNDTAAIQKNQEALKNNSEAIAELFESTNPPLTGKFLQDAYGEPTQGNNWNVAIRFNQQGGELFAQLTKNLAGTGRTIGIFLDNELISYPSVGPEFANTGITGGAAVITGNFTPQDANELGIKLKGGSLPVPVEIGEIRTVGATLGQDSIFSSIWAGVGGLVLVLIFMVLYYRLPGLIADVSLVIYALLCWACFILLGVTLTLPGIAGFILSIGMAVDANVLIFERTREELRAGKSLYRSVESGFYRAFSSILDSNVTTWIACAALFWLGSGLVKGFAVTLALGVAVSMFTAITCSRTLMFLAISLPSLRKPELYCPNLPASNKAEVAR from the coding sequence ATGCAAAGACAGCGATCGCTATTAGCTTTAATTTTAGTTTTGGTAATTGCCGCTATTGGGGTAATTGCCACTATCCCCGTGCCACTAGGATTAGACTTACGGGGAGGCTCACAGCTGACAATTGAGGTGAAGACGACACCAGAAATTCCCAGCATTGGGGAACGAGAATTGGAAGCTGTTAAAACAGTAGTTGAAGGCCGCATTAACAGTCTAGGTGTATCCGAACCAGTAATTCAAACAGTTGGAGAAGACAAAATTCTAGTGCAGCTACCGGGAGTTAACGATCCACAGCAAGCAGAAAGAATTTTGGGGGGTACGGCGCAGTTGGAGTTTCGCCAACAAAAGCCAAATACAGAAGCCCAATTATTTGCTTTAAATGCATCGCGAGCAGAACTGAGATTAAAGCAAAAAGAGTTAATCAGTTCCAATGACACCGCCGCAATTCAAAAAAATCAAGAAGCACTAAAAAATAATAGCGAAGCGATCGCCGAGTTATTTGAAAGTACCAACCCTCCACTCACTGGTAAATTTCTTCAAGATGCCTACGGCGAACCTACCCAAGGTAACAACTGGAATGTTGCAATTCGCTTCAATCAACAAGGCGGTGAACTATTTGCCCAATTAACTAAAAATTTGGCAGGTACTGGTCGCACTATCGGCATTTTTCTTGATAATGAACTGATTAGTTATCCTTCTGTTGGCCCGGAATTTGCCAATACAGGCATTACTGGTGGTGCTGCTGTGATTACTGGCAACTTTACACCACAAGATGCAAACGAATTAGGAATCAAGCTCAAAGGAGGCTCTTTACCTGTACCAGTTGAGATTGGCGAAATTCGTACAGTTGGTGCAACCTTGGGTCAAGATAGCATTTTCAGCAGTATTTGGGCAGGCGTTGGAGGGCTGGTTTTAGTATTAATATTCATGGTCTTATATTACAGACTGCCGGGACTAATTGCGGATGTGTCCCTTGTCATCTATGCTCTACTTTGTTGGGCTTGTTTTATTTTATTGGGCGTCACTCTCACACTACCAGGAATTGCAGGTTTTATTCTCAGTATTGGTATGGCAGTCGATGCTAACGTACTCATTTTTGAGCGCACAAGGGAAGAATTACGAGCCGGTAAAAGCCTTTATCGTTCTGTAGAGTCAGGCTTTTACCGTGCTTTTTCCAGTATTTTAGATAGTAATGTCACGACTTGGATTGCTTGTGCAGCTTTGTTCTGGTTGGGATCCGGTTTGGTAAAAGGCTTTGCTGTAACCTTAGCTTTAGGTGTGGCAGTAAGTATGTTTACAGCAATTACCTGTAGTCGAACATTAATGTTTTTAGCAATATCATTACCATCCTTACGCAAGCCTGAGTTATATTGTCCTAATCTGCCAGCCTCCAATAAGGCAGAGGTGGCTCGATGA
- a CDS encoding GNAT family N-acetyltransferase, whose protein sequence is MGFWKTWFSTSEPFTTTKTTPFEEHTVEAASNSGATSVSGAPSQEARIVFSTERDIDLYELEELCDAVGWSRRPLRKVKKAIEHSFLVASMWQVRGNQRRLIGFARATSDHAFNATIWDVVVHPDFQGQGLGKALMKYVLKKLRGEEISNVTLFADPHVVDFYRSLGFMSDPEGIKGMFWYPQ, encoded by the coding sequence ATGGGTTTTTGGAAAACTTGGTTTAGTACTTCTGAACCGTTCACGACAACAAAAACAACTCCTTTTGAAGAGCATACAGTAGAAGCTGCGAGCAACTCTGGTGCCACTAGCGTTAGTGGAGCTCCTTCGCAGGAGGCTCGCATTGTTTTTAGCACAGAACGAGATATTGATTTATACGAACTTGAAGAACTCTGTGATGCCGTTGGTTGGTCGCGTCGTCCTTTAAGAAAAGTAAAAAAAGCTATTGAGCATAGTTTTCTCGTTGCCTCAATGTGGCAAGTGCGAGGAAATCAAAGGCGGCTCATTGGTTTTGCCCGTGCTACCTCAGATCATGCGTTTAACGCTACTATCTGGGATGTGGTAGTTCATCCAGACTTCCAAGGCCAAGGGCTGGGTAAAGCGTTGATGAAATATGTGCTTAAGAAACTTAGGGGTGAAGAAATTAGTAATGTTACTCTGTTTGCCGATCCCCATGTTGTAGACTTTTATCGAAGTTTGGGTTTCATGTCTGATCCAGAAGGCATTAAAGGAATGTTCTGGTATCCCCAATAA
- the psaJ gene encoding photosystem I reaction center subunit IX: MSNQSPFLKFLSTAPVITTIWLFITAGILIEFNRFFPDLLFHPLP, from the coding sequence ATGAGTAACCAAAGTCCTTTCTTAAAGTTTCTGAGTACAGCACCAGTAATCACAACAATCTGGCTGTTCATTACAGCAGGAATTTTAATTGAATTTAATCGCTTTTTTCCTGACCTGCTTTTCCATCCGTTACCATAA
- a CDS encoding Tic22 family protein, with the protein MNSLVRWGTTLGLVGSTLLSTFLSGNAPVLALSEQKIKQILDQVPVFLITNPQGLPLSRPLEGQNAQKGSSVTGVYMSQQEAQTFVNQLRNAPEKDPKQAEMLKSLQVTAVPLGVIYQQLQKTKNQPNRLFFAFKPVDREIQGAMELLRQSGQDIKQFRSVPIFLVRFAPDKGYVPIELGSDKKEYIPLFTSKQDADNLLKQVKQKFPKADIQVVDVDGIIKTLQEKNDKWLEQVVFFPSPEARQYIQSLPKNSASNQAPPAQPKK; encoded by the coding sequence ATGAATTCATTGGTTCGCTGGGGTACAACATTAGGTTTGGTGGGGAGTACTCTGCTGTCAACTTTTTTAAGCGGAAATGCCCCAGTACTAGCATTATCAGAGCAAAAAATAAAACAAATACTGGATCAAGTACCAGTATTTTTAATCACAAATCCTCAAGGGTTGCCACTCAGCCGCCCCTTAGAAGGACAAAATGCCCAAAAAGGCAGTTCGGTGACAGGTGTTTATATGAGCCAGCAAGAAGCTCAAACTTTTGTCAACCAGCTACGGAATGCTCCAGAAAAAGACCCAAAACAAGCAGAAATGCTAAAAAGTTTACAGGTAACAGCAGTGCCGTTAGGAGTAATTTATCAGCAATTACAAAAAACTAAAAATCAGCCAAATCGCCTATTCTTTGCTTTCAAACCCGTAGATCGGGAAATTCAAGGAGCAATGGAATTATTGCGGCAAAGCGGTCAAGATATAAAACAGTTTAGGAGCGTACCTATTTTTCTTGTGAGATTCGCACCAGATAAAGGGTATGTCCCAATTGAATTGGGTTCTGATAAAAAGGAATATATTCCTCTGTTTACAAGCAAGCAAGACGCCGACAACTTGTTGAAGCAGGTGAAGCAAAAGTTTCCTAAAGCCGATATCCAAGTAGTGGATGTTGATGGAATTATAAAAACCTTACAGGAGAAAAACGACAAGTGGCTGGAGCAAGTAGTATTTTTCCCGTCTCCAGAGGCTAGACAGTATATCCAGTCACTTCCTAAAAATAGTGCTTCTAACCAAGCACCACCTGCTCAACCGAAAAAATAA
- the secF gene encoding protein translocase subunit SecF has translation MKLSINKSRSLWWAVSAAIILAGIISMVISWQNPDIRAPLRPSLDFVGGTRLQFERDCNKPGNCDQPIDINVVREVAKEQGLGDSSIQIVADKETGKDNGVLIRTKTLDVEQRTRLQNAIGEKIGTFDPQKSQIDTVGPTIGRELFRSGVIALIVSFIGIIIYLTFRFQLDYAVFAIIALFHDVLVTAGVFSILGLVLGIEVDSLFVVALLTITGFSVNDTVVIYDRIRETLKLTPNRPIADIVDDAVNQTLTRSINTTLTTLLTLFAIFLFGGETLKNFALALIIGFVAGAYSSIFVASTLLAWWRERKGESVGMITAESMDASADQ, from the coding sequence ATGAAACTAAGTATTAATAAATCGCGATCGCTATGGTGGGCTGTTTCCGCCGCCATTATTCTCGCAGGCATCATCTCAATGGTGATTTCTTGGCAAAATCCCGATATTCGCGCTCCCCTACGTCCTAGTCTGGATTTTGTGGGTGGTACGCGCTTGCAATTTGAACGAGATTGCAACAAACCAGGTAACTGCGATCAGCCTATTGACATCAACGTTGTTCGAGAAGTAGCAAAAGAACAAGGTTTGGGTGACAGCAGTATCCAAATTGTTGCAGACAAAGAAACTGGCAAAGACAACGGTGTATTAATTCGTACCAAGACATTGGATGTTGAGCAGCGTACTAGGCTGCAAAACGCAATTGGTGAAAAAATAGGCACCTTTGACCCACAAAAAAGCCAAATTGACACAGTTGGCCCTACAATTGGACGGGAACTTTTTAGAAGTGGTGTCATTGCCCTGATTGTTTCGTTTATTGGCATCATTATCTATTTGACTTTCCGCTTCCAGCTTGACTATGCCGTCTTCGCCATTATTGCCCTGTTTCATGATGTATTGGTTACGGCAGGAGTTTTCTCAATTTTGGGCTTAGTGCTAGGCATAGAAGTAGACAGCCTATTTGTCGTTGCCTTACTTACAATTACAGGTTTCTCAGTGAATGATACTGTGGTGATTTATGATCGCATTCGGGAAACGCTGAAATTAACTCCCAATCGCCCGATCGCTGATATCGTAGATGATGCCGTCAATCAAACATTGACAAGGTCAATCAATACGACATTAACTACTTTACTAACCTTATTTGCCATCTTTCTATTTGGTGGAGAAACCCTCAAAAACTTCGCTTTAGCCTTGATTATTGGTTTTGTAGCAGGCGCATATTCTAGTATTTTTGTCGCTAGTACTCTTTTGGCTTGGTGGCGAGAACGCAAAGGTGAATCAGTTGGAATGATAACAGCCGAGTCTATGGATGCCTCTGCCGATCAATAG
- the prmC gene encoding peptide chain release factor N(5)-glutamine methyltransferase codes for MAEKQPKDTSGLQVWQWRTKAIQSAIAADVPPAEVDWLLQEVAGLDSLALRLELFKDWPQIKLRLPLEELEVLWQKRLHERLPVQYITGVTPWRQFKVVVSPAVLIPRPETECLIDLAVATVCKSQENLCLEQGHWADLGTGSGAIALGLADVFRKATIHAVDCSGEALLLAQQNAQNYGFGDRIHFYHGYWWEPLESLKGQFSGMVSNPPYIPTTLVSELQPEVMNHEPKLALDGGIDGLACIRHLIETSYTYLHPGGVWLVEMMAGQADVVREMVQNQGSYGDIEIHTDLAGIERFAVAKKL; via the coding sequence ATGGCAGAAAAACAGCCAAAAGATACTTCTGGTTTGCAAGTTTGGCAGTGGCGCACAAAAGCGATTCAATCGGCGATCGCTGCTGATGTGCCACCTGCTGAAGTAGATTGGCTGTTGCAAGAGGTTGCTGGTTTAGATAGTTTGGCACTACGTTTAGAGTTGTTTAAAGACTGGCCGCAAATTAAGCTGCGGCTGCCTTTAGAAGAATTAGAGGTGCTGTGGCAAAAACGCCTGCATGAGCGTCTACCAGTACAATACATTACAGGAGTGACACCTTGGCGACAGTTTAAAGTTGTAGTGTCTCCTGCGGTTTTAATTCCTAGACCAGAAACAGAGTGTTTAATTGATTTAGCAGTTGCTACTGTTTGTAAGAGCCAGGAAAATTTGTGTCTAGAACAAGGACATTGGGCAGACTTAGGAACGGGCAGTGGAGCGATCGCTCTTGGGCTTGCAGATGTCTTTAGGAAAGCGACAATCCACGCTGTTGACTGCTCTGGAGAAGCTCTTTTGCTTGCTCAACAAAATGCTCAAAATTATGGTTTTGGCGATCGCATACACTTTTATCATGGTTATTGGTGGGAACCACTGGAATCTTTAAAAGGACAATTCAGTGGTATGGTGTCAAACCCTCCTTATATTCCCACCACACTCGTATCTGAGTTACAACCAGAAGTGATGAATCATGAGCCAAAACTGGCATTAGATGGAGGCATTGATGGTTTGGCTTGTATACGTCATTTAATCGAAACTTCTTATACTTACTTACATCCGGGTGGGGTGTGGCTGGTAGAGATGATGGCAGGGCAAGCGGATGTAGTACGAGAAATGGTGCAAAACCAAGGTAGCTATGGCGATATTGAGATTCACACCGATTTAGCAGGGATCGAACGCTTCGCTGTTGCCAAGAAATTATGA
- a CDS encoding photosystem I reaction center subunit III, with protein MRRLFALILAIFLWFNFAPSAKALGADLVPCSESPAFQQRAQVARNTTADPQSGQKRFERYSQALCGPEGLPHLIVDGRLDRAGDFLIPSILFLYIAGWIGWVGRAYLQTIKKQGGDVEQKEIQIEVPLALPIMLSGFAWPAAAIKELLSGELTAKDEEIPVSPR; from the coding sequence ATGCGACGCTTGTTTGCTTTGATTTTAGCGATTTTTCTTTGGTTTAACTTTGCTCCGTCTGCGAAAGCACTAGGGGCAGATCTCGTTCCTTGTAGTGAATCTCCTGCTTTCCAACAGCGAGCACAAGTTGCTCGCAATACTACAGCCGATCCACAATCTGGTCAAAAGCGATTTGAGCGTTATTCTCAGGCTTTATGTGGCCCAGAAGGTTTACCTCACTTGATTGTTGATGGTCGTCTGGATCGTGCTGGCGACTTTTTGATCCCCAGCATTCTATTTTTGTATATTGCAGGCTGGATTGGTTGGGTAGGTCGCGCTTATCTACAAACAATCAAGAAACAAGGAGGCGATGTCGAACAAAAAGAAATCCAAATCGAAGTTCCTTTGGCATTGCCAATTATGCTATCCGGATTTGCTTGGCCAGCAGCAGCAATTAAAGAGTTGCTTTCTGGTGAATTAACAGCAAAAGATGAAGAAATTCCTGTTTCACCACGTTAG
- a CDS encoding HAMP domain-containing sensor histidine kinase, producing MDWSNWIYLGAGLLLGMGVNGLLLRTKKSSSSLVLPVEQQNIAKLQEQLKQTQLAYHMAQEMSQFKAGFLARTTHVLRSPINGLIGLHQLILSNLCENPEEEREFIHQAQERALKLLKLIDEILNIARLEHGTSKLDLQSQSLAELLQEVYDLTYMLAENRNFPFKVLLPDPEIQIFIDFRWCRQALLYLIEAVIAQTEEGSIYISSQVASANNLVHIWLDVPFYAVSQSESIDLIKSEHLPSESNEENPKFLAGMNLLLAQVLLEVMGSKLEIIPFPDAQATTEDMIRLQLSIPLVTKGVEAQNY from the coding sequence ATGGACTGGAGTAATTGGATCTATTTGGGAGCAGGATTATTATTAGGAATGGGTGTGAATGGGTTACTGCTGCGGACAAAAAAGTCATCTAGTTCTCTAGTATTGCCAGTAGAACAGCAAAATATAGCAAAACTCCAAGAACAACTCAAGCAAACTCAACTGGCTTATCATATGGCACAAGAAATGAGCCAGTTTAAAGCGGGATTTTTAGCACGGACTACCCATGTATTGCGATCGCCCATTAATGGTTTAATTGGGTTACATCAGTTAATTTTATCCAATTTGTGTGAAAACCCAGAAGAAGAGCGAGAATTTATCCACCAAGCTCAGGAAAGGGCATTAAAGCTCTTAAAATTAATCGATGAAATTTTAAATATTGCTAGGTTAGAACACGGTACAAGTAAATTAGATTTGCAATCGCAGTCGCTAGCTGAACTCTTACAGGAAGTTTACGATTTAACTTATATGCTAGCGGAAAATCGCAATTTTCCCTTTAAGGTATTATTACCTGATCCAGAAATTCAAATTTTTATAGATTTTCGCTGGTGCAGACAAGCACTACTATATTTAATCGAAGCTGTCATTGCTCAAACGGAGGAAGGCAGCATTTATATTTCTTCTCAAGTTGCAAGTGCAAATAATTTGGTTCACATCTGGTTGGATGTACCTTTCTATGCTGTTTCTCAAAGTGAGTCAATAGATTTAATTAAATCAGAACACCTACCATCTGAAAGTAACGAAGAAAACCCAAAATTTTTAGCAGGTATGAACTTATTGCTTGCTCAAGTCTTATTGGAAGTAATGGGGAGCAAGTTGGAAATTATTCCTTTTCCTGATGCTCAAGCAACAACTGAAGATATGATTAGGTTGCAACTTTCTATTCCCCTCGTTACTAAAGGTGTAGAGGCGCAGAATTACTAA
- a CDS encoding alpha/beta hydrolase, with translation MATIEILGVPHAYELTAPTSCPHTLVFIHGWLNSRGYWQPLISRLSATFQCLSYDLRGFGESQPNGKTDITREGTSFYLSSNDGSDFVDPFDSLYTPAAYARDLAILLEQLHITSAWLVGHSLGGTIALWEAAQNPDRVQGVICVNAGGGIYLKEAFEQFRSAGQRFLQIRPRWLWQLPLIDLLFSRVSVARPLERHWARQRVIDFVVANPEAALGTLLDSTTEEEINRLPQLVSQLKQPVYFLAGTEDKVMEPKYVRHLASFHQLFQYCGDNVIEIPNCGHLAMLEQPDVVAAHIVSIVAVQTQVEGDSEKVDEETAVESGREKDKEKIFIPNKNAE, from the coding sequence ATGGCTACCATCGAAATCTTGGGCGTTCCACACGCATACGAACTTACAGCTCCTACGTCCTGCCCTCATACTCTAGTGTTTATTCATGGTTGGCTCAACAGCCGTGGATACTGGCAACCCTTAATTTCCCGTCTGTCTGCTACTTTTCAATGTTTATCTTATGATTTAAGAGGTTTTGGTGAGTCTCAGCCCAACGGGAAAACAGATATTACTCGTGAAGGAACTTCTTTCTACCTGAGTTCCAATGATGGCAGTGATTTTGTTGATCCCTTTGATTCTCTTTATACGCCAGCTGCTTATGCACGGGATTTAGCAATTTTGTTAGAACAGCTTCATATTACCAGTGCTTGGCTCGTTGGTCACTCCTTGGGAGGGACGATCGCTCTTTGGGAAGCTGCTCAAAACCCTGATCGCGTCCAGGGAGTAATCTGTGTCAACGCAGGTGGTGGTATTTATCTTAAAGAAGCTTTTGAGCAATTTCGCTCGGCTGGACAACGATTTTTGCAGATTCGTCCTCGCTGGCTCTGGCAACTACCTTTGATTGATTTGCTCTTTAGCAGGGTAAGTGTGGCGCGTCCTTTGGAACGTCATTGGGCGCGTCAACGGGTAATCGATTTTGTTGTAGCCAACCCAGAAGCAGCCCTGGGAACACTGCTAGACTCCACAACCGAAGAAGAAATTAACCGCTTACCTCAACTTGTATCCCAACTGAAGCAGCCAGTTTACTTCTTAGCCGGTACTGAAGATAAGGTGATGGAACCAAAGTATGTCCGTCACTTAGCTAGTTTTCATCAGTTATTTCAATACTGTGGTGACAATGTTATTGAAATTCCTAATTGTGGACATTTAGCAATGTTAGAGCAACCGGATGTGGTTGCAGCTCATATTGTTTCTATTGTTGCTGTGCAAACTCAAGTAGAAGGAGACAGTGAGAAAGTTGACGAGGAGACTGCGGTGGAGAGTGGGAGAGAAAAGGACAAGGAGAAAATATTTATACCTAATAAGAATGCAGAATGA